A window of Clavibacter michiganensis contains these coding sequences:
- a CDS encoding alpha/beta fold hydrolase, translating to MDTATNPLDGTRIAYRTFGARPADARSADGDPRDPARAPVVLVHGTALSQAIWRGFGWVRALSPTRPVITLDLRGHGRSDTPHEPAAYMMDLMVADVVAVLDAIGASVVHHVGYSLGARVGFSLAAAHPDRLVSTSSLGGSPRSGVGVFDRVFFPGCIDALEAGGMPGFLEAWERHSGHPVDSATRGAFLADDARALAAYMRESERDAGVPDAVVAGSPVPLLLVAGTRDPERLRAAHHVKALRPDAPLVELAGATHADTPRHPDALPAVAAFIDAL from the coding sequence GTGGACACCGCGACCAACCCCCTCGACGGCACGCGCATCGCCTACCGGACCTTCGGCGCCCGGCCGGCCGACGCCCGGTCCGCGGACGGGGATCCCCGCGACCCGGCACGCGCACCGGTCGTCCTCGTGCACGGCACCGCCCTGTCGCAGGCGATCTGGCGCGGCTTCGGTTGGGTGCGGGCGCTGTCGCCGACGCGGCCCGTGATCACGCTGGACCTCCGCGGCCACGGTCGCAGCGACACCCCGCACGAGCCCGCGGCCTACATGATGGACCTCATGGTCGCCGACGTCGTGGCCGTGCTCGACGCGATCGGCGCCTCCGTCGTGCACCACGTGGGCTACAGCCTCGGCGCGCGGGTCGGCTTCTCGCTGGCCGCCGCGCACCCCGACCGCCTGGTCTCGACGTCGAGCCTCGGCGGATCCCCGCGCAGCGGCGTCGGCGTCTTCGACCGCGTCTTCTTCCCCGGCTGCATCGACGCGCTGGAGGCCGGCGGCATGCCGGGCTTCCTCGAGGCGTGGGAGCGGCACAGCGGGCATCCGGTCGACTCCGCGACGCGCGGGGCGTTCCTCGCGGACGACGCGCGGGCGCTCGCCGCCTACATGCGCGAGTCGGAGCGGGATGCGGGCGTGCCCGACGCAGTCGTCGCGGGATCCCCTGTGCCGCTGCTGCTCGTCGCGGGCACGCGGGATCCCGAGCGGCTCCGCGCCGCGCACCACGTGAAGGCGCTCCGACCGGACGCTCCGCTCGTGGAGCTCGCGGGGGCGACGCACGCGGACACCCCTCGGCACCCGGACGCGCTGCCGGCCGTGGCCGCCTTCATCGACGCGCTCTGA
- a CDS encoding CarD family transcriptional regulator gives MIFEVGETVVYPHHGAATITAVKTRTIKGVDKKYITLQIHQSELVIDVPVDNAELVGLRDVIDSSGVEAVFDVLRGDVEEEAGNWSRRFKANTEKMGSGDVRRVSEVVRDLWRRDQDSGVSAGEKRMLAKARQILVSELALAQKSTDEEASVVLDGVLAQSISA, from the coding sequence ATGATTTTCGAAGTAGGGGAGACCGTCGTGTACCCCCACCACGGCGCAGCCACGATCACCGCGGTCAAGACCCGCACCATCAAGGGGGTCGACAAGAAGTACATCACCCTCCAGATCCACCAGAGCGAGCTGGTCATCGACGTGCCCGTCGACAACGCCGAGCTCGTCGGTCTGCGCGACGTCATCGACAGCTCCGGCGTGGAGGCCGTGTTCGACGTGCTCCGCGGCGACGTCGAGGAGGAGGCGGGCAACTGGTCTCGTCGGTTCAAGGCCAACACCGAGAAGATGGGCTCGGGCGACGTGCGTCGCGTCAGCGAGGTCGTCCGCGACCTGTGGCGCCGCGACCAGGACTCCGGGGTCTCGGCCGGTGAGAAGCGCATGCTCGCGAAGGCCCGCCAGATCCTGGTCTCGGAGCTCGCGCTCGCGCAGAAGTCCACCGACGAGGAGGCGTCCGTCGTCCTCGACGGCGTCCTGGCGCAGAGCATCTCCGCCTGA
- a CDS encoding MarR family winged helix-turn-helix transcriptional regulator → MPDAPDLSQSLRAGVMRLARRLRAEKADHELSDSQFVVLALLLRDGPTSPGRLAEIERVTAPSMNRTVNCLVESGYAERSPAPDDGRRVTVTVTDAGRRVVQETRRQRNAWLSLRLDELTAAERATLGEAAALLGRMAAS, encoded by the coding sequence ATGCCCGACGCCCCCGACCTCAGCCAGAGCCTGCGCGCCGGCGTCATGCGGCTCGCCCGCCGCCTGCGGGCCGAGAAGGCCGACCACGAGCTGAGCGACAGCCAGTTCGTCGTGCTCGCCCTGCTCCTCCGCGACGGACCGACGAGCCCCGGCCGACTCGCCGAGATCGAGCGCGTCACCGCCCCGAGCATGAACCGCACGGTCAACTGCCTCGTGGAGTCGGGATACGCCGAGCGCTCGCCCGCGCCCGACGACGGCCGGCGCGTCACGGTCACCGTCACCGACGCCGGCCGCCGGGTCGTGCAGGAGACCCGCCGGCAGCGCAACGCCTGGCTCTCCCTCCGCCTCGACGAGCTGACGGCCGCCGAACGCGCCACGCTCGGCGAGGCGGCCGCCCTCCTCGGCCGCATGGCCGCGTCGTGA
- the bcp gene encoding thioredoxin-dependent thiol peroxidase, whose amino-acid sequence MTETTRLEKGQPAPDFTLPDQDGTPVTLSDLRGQDVIVYFYPAAGTPGCTTQACDFRDSMDSLQGAGYRVLGISKDPQEDLARFREEQGLGFTLLSDPDLEVHRAYAAYGEKSLYGKKVTGVIRSTVVVDGEGRVALPLYNVKATGHVASLRKKLGVDA is encoded by the coding sequence ATGACCGAGACCACCCGCCTCGAGAAGGGGCAGCCTGCCCCCGACTTCACCCTCCCCGACCAGGACGGCACGCCCGTCACCCTCTCGGACCTCCGCGGCCAGGACGTCATCGTGTACTTCTATCCCGCGGCAGGGACCCCCGGGTGCACCACGCAGGCGTGCGACTTCCGCGACAGCATGGACTCCCTCCAGGGCGCCGGCTACCGCGTGCTCGGCATCTCCAAGGACCCCCAGGAGGACCTCGCCCGATTCCGCGAGGAGCAGGGCCTCGGCTTCACGCTCCTGTCCGACCCCGACCTCGAGGTCCACCGCGCCTACGCCGCGTACGGGGAGAAGTCGCTCTACGGCAAGAAGGTCACCGGCGTGATCCGCTCCACCGTCGTCGTGGACGGCGAGGGACGCGTCGCCCTCCCGCTCTACAACGTCAAGGCGACCGGGCACGTCGCGTCGCTGCGGAAGAAGCTCGGCGTCGACGCCTGA
- a CDS encoding sensor histidine kinase, whose protein sequence is MSTLSDLVHAQGLSSDADVEWLHLLVGDWQLLADLAFADIVLWVPTVSGSFVAVAHARPSSSATLFYRDFVGQPIKAEWRKQVTDAHETARIIDSSAPDWYEETPTRVRAVPVLRRLAQGSPEVTDTPIAVITRHTNLSETRTPSRQELTFNECANDLFAMIADGDFPDLGSPTGPRRGAPRASDGLLRLDVDGITTFASPNALSAFNRMGFSEELEGESLADATSSLLTGKRLTVDESLPLIVAGRAPWRTDIESRGVTVSLRAIPIRSHGERVGAVVLCRDVTELRHQERELITKDATIREIHHRVKNNLQTVASLLRIQARRSHTEEAREALGHAQRRVGAIAVVHDTLSEGLNQNVDFDAVFDRVLLLIAEVASAHNTRVHPKIVGSFGVLPSAYATPLALALTELVTNAVEHGLAGRSGEVAIEAARTEETLTVSVRDDGVGLPEGKVGTGLGTQIVRTLIQGELGGTIDWHTLMGSGTEVTIEVPLRWLSPVTAS, encoded by the coding sequence GTGTCCACGCTCAGCGATCTCGTGCATGCCCAGGGTCTGTCCTCCGACGCGGACGTCGAGTGGTTGCACCTCCTCGTCGGCGACTGGCAGCTCCTCGCCGACCTGGCGTTCGCGGACATCGTGCTGTGGGTACCGACCGTGAGCGGCAGCTTCGTCGCTGTCGCGCACGCCCGGCCGTCGAGCTCGGCCACGCTGTTCTACCGCGACTTCGTCGGCCAGCCCATCAAGGCGGAGTGGCGCAAGCAGGTCACCGACGCGCACGAGACCGCCCGCATCATCGACTCGTCCGCGCCGGACTGGTACGAGGAGACGCCGACCCGCGTGCGGGCGGTGCCGGTGCTGCGTCGCCTGGCACAGGGCAGCCCCGAGGTCACGGACACCCCCATCGCCGTGATCACGCGCCACACCAACCTCAGCGAGACGCGGACTCCGAGCCGCCAGGAGCTGACGTTCAACGAGTGCGCCAACGACCTCTTCGCGATGATCGCCGACGGCGACTTCCCCGACCTCGGCTCGCCGACCGGTCCCCGACGCGGAGCGCCTCGCGCGTCCGACGGCCTTCTGCGCCTCGACGTGGACGGCATCACGACCTTCGCGAGCCCCAACGCCCTGAGCGCGTTCAACCGCATGGGCTTCTCCGAGGAGCTGGAGGGGGAGTCCCTCGCGGACGCGACGTCCAGCCTCCTCACCGGCAAGCGGCTGACCGTCGACGAGTCGCTGCCGCTCATCGTGGCCGGCCGGGCTCCATGGCGGACGGACATCGAGTCGCGCGGCGTCACCGTGTCGCTCCGTGCGATCCCGATCCGCAGCCACGGCGAGCGGGTCGGCGCCGTCGTCCTCTGCCGCGACGTGACGGAGCTGCGCCACCAGGAGCGCGAGCTGATCACCAAGGACGCGACGATCCGCGAGATCCACCACCGGGTCAAGAACAACCTGCAGACGGTCGCGAGCCTGCTGCGGATCCAGGCCCGCCGGTCGCACACGGAGGAGGCGCGCGAGGCGCTCGGCCACGCGCAGCGCCGGGTGGGCGCCATCGCCGTGGTGCACGACACGCTCAGCGAGGGGCTCAACCAGAACGTCGACTTCGACGCGGTGTTCGACCGCGTCCTGCTGCTCATCGCCGAGGTCGCCTCCGCGCACAACACGCGGGTGCATCCGAAGATCGTGGGCAGCTTCGGCGTGCTGCCGAGCGCCTACGCGACGCCGCTCGCCCTCGCGCTCACCGAGCTCGTGACCAACGCGGTCGAGCACGGCCTGGCCGGGCGCTCGGGTGAGGTGGCCATCGAGGCGGCGCGCACCGAGGAGACGCTCACGGTCAGCGTCCGCGATGACGGCGTGGGGCTGCCCGAGGGCAAGGTCGGGACGGGGCTCGGGACGCAGATCGTGCGGACGCTCATCCAGGGCGAGCTCGGCGGCACGATCGACTGGCACACGCTCATGGGCAGCGGCACCGAGGTGACCATCGAGGTGCCGTTGCGCTGGCTCTCGCCTGTCACGGCGTCCTGA
- a CDS encoding glycoside hydrolase family 15 protein: MAMRIEDYALIGDCHTGALVARDGSIDWLCLPRFDSASMFGALLGTEEHGAWKLAPASPDATVSMRTYLGNTFVLWTRWETPEGAVEVTDFMSMGDRRADVVRRVRGISGTVRMQGDLRLRFGYATALPWIRKLDGDDPRLVAVAGPDAVVVRGPELTATNHHHGVAFEVAAGETVDLALTWYPSHRSEPPAFDVDAALEHTTEWWESWASSIEHSGPHQAAVRRSLLVLRALTHEDTGGIVAAATTSLPEQFGGSRNWDYRYVWLRDASLTLEVLLAHGFESEADEWRTWLLRAIAGDPGDVQIMYGLSGERYLPERDLASLPGYHGSGPVRVGNGAFEQYQADVIGEVMLALQAARDAGVGETEFSWPLQRALIGFVEDNWERQDSGIWEIRGAEQHFTHSRAMIWAALDCAVQGVERHRLDGPVEQWKDLRDRVRDEILDRGVDPETGAFRQHYGTTAVDASLLILAQAGFCAYDDPRMLATVERMERTLMYEGFLLRYDTSAGVDGLPAGEYPFLACSFWLVEQYARSGRQADGRALMERLVALCNDVGLLSEEYDPVGQRQAGNVPQALSHLALVRAADALEAAAAAHPDDLDRAHQDGNAALAHAEAARGGSATTA, encoded by the coding sequence ATGGCCATGCGCATCGAGGACTACGCACTCATCGGGGACTGCCACACGGGAGCGCTGGTCGCCCGCGACGGATCCATCGACTGGCTGTGCCTCCCCCGCTTCGACTCCGCGTCCATGTTCGGTGCGCTCCTCGGCACCGAGGAGCACGGCGCGTGGAAGCTCGCGCCCGCCTCGCCCGATGCCACCGTCTCCATGCGCACGTACCTCGGCAACACCTTCGTGCTCTGGACCAGGTGGGAGACGCCCGAGGGCGCCGTCGAGGTCACCGACTTCATGTCGATGGGCGACCGCCGGGCGGACGTCGTGCGGCGCGTCCGCGGGATCAGCGGCACAGTCCGCATGCAGGGCGACCTGCGCCTGCGCTTCGGCTACGCGACCGCGCTCCCCTGGATCCGCAAGCTCGACGGCGACGACCCGCGCCTCGTCGCCGTGGCCGGCCCCGACGCCGTCGTCGTGCGCGGCCCCGAGCTCACGGCCACGAACCACCACCACGGCGTCGCGTTCGAGGTGGCGGCCGGCGAGACCGTCGACCTCGCGCTCACCTGGTACCCGTCGCACCGCAGCGAGCCGCCGGCGTTCGACGTGGACGCCGCCCTCGAGCACACGACCGAGTGGTGGGAGTCGTGGGCCAGCTCCATCGAGCACTCCGGCCCGCACCAGGCCGCGGTCCGCCGGTCGCTGCTCGTGCTCCGCGCGCTGACGCACGAGGACACCGGCGGCATCGTCGCGGCGGCGACCACGAGCCTCCCCGAGCAGTTCGGCGGGTCCCGCAACTGGGACTACCGCTACGTGTGGCTCCGCGACGCGTCGCTCACCCTGGAGGTGCTCCTCGCGCACGGCTTCGAGAGCGAGGCCGACGAGTGGCGCACGTGGCTCCTCCGGGCGATCGCCGGGGATCCGGGCGACGTGCAGATCATGTACGGGCTGAGCGGCGAGCGGTACCTCCCCGAGCGCGACCTCGCGAGCCTGCCCGGCTACCACGGCTCCGGCCCGGTGCGCGTCGGCAACGGCGCCTTCGAGCAGTACCAGGCCGACGTGATCGGCGAGGTGATGCTCGCGCTCCAGGCCGCGCGCGACGCGGGCGTCGGCGAGACGGAGTTCTCCTGGCCGCTGCAGCGCGCGCTCATCGGCTTCGTCGAGGACAACTGGGAGCGGCAGGACAGCGGCATCTGGGAGATCCGCGGCGCCGAGCAGCACTTCACCCACTCGCGGGCCATGATCTGGGCGGCCCTCGACTGCGCCGTGCAGGGCGTCGAGCGGCACAGGCTCGACGGCCCGGTGGAGCAGTGGAAGGACCTGCGCGACCGGGTGCGCGACGAGATCCTCGACAGGGGCGTGGATCCCGAGACCGGCGCCTTCCGCCAGCACTACGGCACGACGGCGGTGGACGCCTCGCTCCTGATCCTCGCCCAGGCCGGCTTCTGCGCCTACGACGACCCGCGCATGCTCGCCACCGTGGAGCGGATGGAGCGGACGCTGATGTACGAGGGCTTCCTGCTGCGCTACGACACGAGCGCGGGGGTCGACGGCCTGCCCGCCGGCGAGTACCCGTTCCTCGCCTGCTCGTTCTGGCTCGTCGAGCAGTACGCCCGTTCCGGCCGCCAGGCCGACGGCCGCGCGCTCATGGAGCGGCTCGTGGCCCTCTGCAACGACGTCGGGCTCCTCTCGGAGGAGTACGACCCCGTCGGGCAGCGCCAGGCGGGCAACGTGCCGCAGGCCCTGTCGCACCTCGCGCTCGTGCGGGCGGCGGACGCCCTGGAGGCGGCGGCCGCCGCACATCCGGACGACCTCGACCGCGCGCACCAGGACGGCAACGCCGCGCTCGCGCATGCGGAGGCGGCGCGCGGCGGGTCGGCGACCACGGCCTGA
- a CDS encoding HNH endonuclease family protein produces MGHGGRRSGRRRRASGQPVLVRLVRGRRQAVRALLATAAVIIVLAAVVVGAREAAFGPDSGVGHLSADVPDGAVVRALAGAGLVRDGRIDVESARRMADAVQADGRGRHPRYDRDAFGPAWADTDGNGCDQRDDVLVRDLARVAFAPSDPGCTVVAGHLDDVYTGHGIDFARGPRTSAAVQIDHLVPLSWAWQHGAWSWSDERRERLATDFDELQAVDGPTNQDKSDQGPGTWLPPDAAYRCLYVTRFAFVVSRYGMSIDDADRDAIDRVLGACS; encoded by the coding sequence ATGGGTCATGGAGGACGGCGGAGCGGACGCAGAAGGCGAGCTTCCGGCCAGCCTGTGCTCGTGCGGCTCGTGCGCGGCAGGCGACAGGCGGTTCGCGCGCTCCTCGCGACCGCGGCTGTCATCATCGTGCTCGCCGCCGTGGTCGTGGGAGCGCGCGAGGCGGCCTTCGGACCCGACTCGGGAGTCGGGCATCTCAGCGCGGATGTCCCTGACGGCGCCGTGGTCCGCGCGCTCGCCGGCGCAGGGCTCGTGCGGGACGGCCGCATCGACGTGGAGTCCGCGCGCAGGATGGCCGACGCCGTCCAGGCGGACGGGCGCGGGCGGCACCCGCGGTACGACCGCGACGCCTTCGGGCCGGCCTGGGCGGACACCGACGGGAACGGCTGCGACCAGCGTGACGACGTGCTCGTCCGGGACCTCGCCCGCGTCGCCTTCGCGCCGTCCGACCCGGGCTGCACGGTGGTCGCGGGGCACCTCGACGACGTGTACACGGGGCACGGCATCGACTTCGCGCGCGGTCCGCGCACGAGCGCTGCCGTGCAGATCGACCACCTCGTGCCGCTGTCCTGGGCGTGGCAGCACGGGGCGTGGTCGTGGTCCGACGAGCGACGCGAGCGCCTCGCGACCGACTTCGACGAGCTGCAGGCGGTGGACGGCCCCACCAACCAGGACAAGTCGGACCAGGGGCCGGGGACGTGGCTGCCGCCCGACGCGGCCTACCGGTGCCTCTACGTCACCCGCTTCGCCTTCGTCGTGAGCAGGTACGGCATGTCGATCGACGACGCGGACCGGGACGCCATCGACCGCGTCCTCGGGGCCTGCTCGTGA
- a CDS encoding MFS transporter has product MSAVFRSLRAPNYRIWFAGALVSNVGTWMQRTAQDWIVLTELTRYDATAVGIVMALQFGPMLLLSPYAGLIADRYDKRRVLMITQGTMAVLGLGLGLIVLSGRAELWHVYLFALLLGIASALDAPARQSFVSELVSDDDLSNAVALNSASFSAARMIGPAVAGVLIAGVGTGWVFLINAVSFIAVLFALTRLRVGELRRPERVARSRGQLREGFRYIGGRPDIMVILVIVFLVGAFGYNFPIFTSTMASVEFGKGATEFGLLSSSLAVGSVAGALLSARRERPRIRLVFVGAALFGIATGLAAIAPTYLLFALALVLVGVVSQTLMTSANSTVQLTVEPRMRGRVMAVYMAIFVGGTPLGAPIVGWVANTWGPRAAVMVGAASGIVAALIAIAWLVLHRHLRVSYRIHRTPHLVITHDGDGRDRREDAREDIEADEAVARRT; this is encoded by the coding sequence GTGAGCGCCGTCTTCCGCAGCCTCCGCGCGCCGAACTACCGCATCTGGTTCGCCGGGGCGCTCGTCTCCAACGTCGGCACGTGGATGCAGCGCACCGCCCAGGACTGGATCGTCCTCACCGAGCTCACCCGCTACGACGCGACCGCGGTCGGCATCGTCATGGCGCTGCAGTTCGGCCCCATGCTCCTGCTCTCCCCCTACGCCGGCCTCATCGCCGACCGGTACGACAAGCGCCGCGTGCTGATGATCACCCAGGGCACCATGGCGGTCCTCGGCCTCGGACTCGGCCTCATCGTGCTCTCCGGCCGCGCGGAGCTCTGGCACGTCTACCTCTTCGCGCTCCTGCTCGGCATCGCCTCCGCGCTCGACGCGCCCGCCCGCCAGTCCTTCGTCTCCGAGCTCGTCTCCGACGACGACCTCTCGAACGCCGTCGCGCTCAACTCGGCGTCCTTCAGCGCGGCGCGCATGATCGGCCCGGCCGTCGCGGGCGTGCTCATCGCGGGCGTCGGGACCGGCTGGGTGTTCCTCATCAACGCCGTGAGCTTCATCGCCGTGCTGTTCGCGCTCACCCGCCTCCGCGTCGGCGAGCTCCGCCGCCCCGAGCGCGTCGCCCGGTCCCGCGGGCAGCTGCGCGAGGGCTTCCGCTACATCGGCGGCCGTCCCGACATCATGGTGATCCTCGTGATCGTCTTCCTCGTCGGTGCCTTCGGCTACAACTTCCCGATCTTCACCTCCACCATGGCGAGCGTCGAGTTCGGCAAGGGCGCGACCGAGTTCGGGCTGCTCTCCTCGAGCCTCGCCGTGGGATCCGTCGCGGGAGCCCTGCTGTCGGCCCGCCGCGAGCGGCCCCGCATCCGCCTGGTGTTCGTGGGCGCCGCGCTCTTCGGCATCGCGACCGGCCTGGCCGCGATAGCTCCGACGTACCTGCTCTTCGCGCTGGCCCTGGTGCTGGTGGGCGTCGTCTCGCAGACCCTCATGACGAGCGCCAACAGCACCGTGCAGCTGACGGTCGAGCCGCGCATGCGGGGCCGCGTGATGGCCGTCTACATGGCGATCTTCGTCGGCGGCACCCCGCTCGGCGCGCCGATCGTCGGCTGGGTGGCGAACACGTGGGGGCCGCGCGCCGCCGTCATGGTGGGCGCGGCGAGCGGCATCGTCGCCGCCCTCATCGCGATCGCCTGGCTCGTGCTGCACCGGCACCTGCGCGTCTCGTACCGGATCCACCGCACGCCGCACCTCGTCATCACGCACGACGGCGACGGACGCGACCGCCGCGAGGACGCGCGCGAGGACATCGAGGCGGACGAGGCGGTCGCGCGCCGCACCTGA
- a CDS encoding WhiB family transcriptional regulator — translation MDWRDKAACLTVDPELFFPVGNTGPAVDQIDKAKAVCGRCSVTEMCLQYALETGQDSGVWGGLSEDERRALKRRAARARRAS, via the coding sequence ATGGACTGGCGTGACAAGGCAGCCTGCCTGACTGTGGACCCCGAGCTGTTCTTCCCCGTGGGGAACACCGGACCCGCCGTCGACCAGATCGACAAGGCCAAGGCCGTGTGCGGCCGCTGCTCCGTCACCGAGATGTGCCTGCAGTACGCCCTCGAGACCGGGCAGGACTCGGGCGTCTGGGGCGGGCTCAGCGAGGACGAGCGCCGTGCCCTCAAGCGCCGCGCCGCACGCGCCCGCCGCGCCAGCTGA
- a CDS encoding amino acid permease — MTRSESDRSTVTPDPDFVAQDFSHEQEGYQHGLKPRQLQMIAIGGAIGTGLFLGAGGRLASAGPALAIVFLICGVFAFFILRALGELVLHRPSSGSFISYAREFYGEKFAYAAGWMYFLNWATTAIVDVTAVALYMHYWSAFTAAPQWLLALIALAIVLALNLVAVKVFGEMEFWFALVKVAALVVFLIVGIVWLAWSFPVTVGGAEVQTGWTVLQQNGGVFPQGLVPVVLVVQGVVFAYAAIELVGTASGETQDVEKVIPRAINSVVFRIAIFYVGSIVLLSLLLPYTAYSADQSPFVTFFSSLGSPEVGAIAGSVMNFVVLTAAMSSLNAGLYSTGRVLHSMGMNGSAPKFTTVMSKGGVPFGGILLTGSITLLGVGLNAVVPDQAFEIVLNVAALGIVAGWATIILCQMRLRTWAKQGKAKEPTFRLPGAPVTSWLTLAFLVSVLVLMAIDWPIGTLTVASLVIIIPLLVVGWYLQRDRILEIARVREGITGPFPVTGRDAADQRKR; from the coding sequence ATGACACGAAGCGAGAGCGACCGCAGCACCGTCACGCCCGATCCGGATTTCGTGGCGCAGGACTTCAGCCACGAGCAGGAGGGCTACCAGCACGGGTTGAAACCCCGCCAGCTCCAGATGATCGCCATCGGCGGCGCGATCGGCACCGGCCTCTTCCTCGGAGCCGGCGGCCGGCTGGCCTCGGCGGGCCCCGCCCTCGCGATCGTCTTCCTCATCTGCGGCGTCTTCGCCTTCTTCATCCTCCGTGCCCTCGGCGAGCTGGTCCTGCACCGCCCGAGCTCCGGGTCCTTCATCTCCTACGCCCGCGAGTTCTACGGCGAGAAGTTCGCCTACGCCGCCGGCTGGATGTACTTCCTCAACTGGGCGACCACCGCCATCGTCGACGTGACCGCCGTGGCGCTCTACATGCACTACTGGTCGGCGTTCACCGCGGCTCCGCAGTGGCTCCTCGCCCTCATCGCCCTCGCCATCGTCCTGGCGCTCAACCTCGTCGCCGTCAAGGTCTTCGGCGAGATGGAGTTCTGGTTCGCGCTGGTCAAGGTCGCCGCGCTCGTGGTCTTCCTCATCGTCGGCATCGTGTGGCTCGCCTGGAGCTTCCCCGTCACGGTCGGCGGCGCCGAGGTGCAGACCGGGTGGACCGTCCTCCAGCAGAACGGCGGCGTCTTCCCGCAGGGCCTCGTCCCCGTGGTGCTGGTCGTGCAGGGCGTCGTCTTCGCCTACGCCGCGATCGAGCTCGTCGGCACCGCGAGCGGCGAGACGCAGGACGTCGAGAAGGTCATCCCCCGCGCCATCAACTCCGTCGTCTTCCGCATCGCGATCTTCTACGTCGGCTCCATCGTGCTGCTCTCGCTCCTGCTCCCCTACACGGCGTACAGCGCCGACCAGAGCCCGTTCGTCACCTTCTTCTCCAGCCTCGGATCGCCCGAGGTGGGTGCCATCGCCGGTTCCGTCATGAACTTCGTCGTGCTCACGGCCGCGATGTCCAGCCTCAACGCGGGCCTCTACAGCACGGGCCGCGTGCTCCACTCGATGGGCATGAACGGGTCGGCGCCCAAGTTCACGACCGTCATGTCGAAGGGCGGCGTGCCCTTCGGCGGGATCCTCCTCACCGGCTCCATCACACTCCTCGGCGTCGGCCTCAACGCGGTCGTCCCCGACCAGGCCTTCGAGATCGTCCTCAACGTCGCGGCGCTCGGCATCGTGGCCGGATGGGCGACCATCATCCTGTGCCAGATGCGCCTGCGCACCTGGGCGAAGCAGGGCAAGGCGAAGGAGCCCACGTTCCGGCTCCCGGGCGCGCCCGTCACCTCGTGGCTCACGCTCGCGTTCCTCGTGAGCGTCCTCGTGCTGATGGCGATCGACTGGCCCATCGGCACCCTCACGGTCGCGTCGCTCGTGATCATCATCCCGCTGCTGGTCGTGGGCTGGTACCTGCAGCGGGACCGGATCCTCGAGATCGCGCGCGTGCGCGAGGGCATCACCGGCCCGTTCCCCGTGACCGGGCGCGACGCGGCCGACCAGCGGAAGCGCTGA